In one window of Meleagris gallopavo isolate NT-WF06-2002-E0010 breed Aviagen turkey brand Nicholas breeding stock chromosome 4, Turkey_5.1, whole genome shotgun sequence DNA:
- the IL8 gene encoding interleukin 8 precursor — MNGKLGAVLALLLVSAALSQGRTLVKMGNELRCQCISTHSKFIHPKSIQDVKLTPSGPHCKNVEIIATLKDSREVCLDPTAPWVQLIVKALMAKAQLNSDAPL; from the exons ATGAACGGCAAGCTTGGAGCAGTTCTGGCTCTCCTCCTGGtttcagcagctctgtcacAAG GTAGGACCCTGGTAAAGATGGGGAACGAGCTGCGGTGCCAGTGCATTAGCACTCATTCTAAGTTCATCCACCCTAAATCCATTCAAGATGTGAAGCTGACACCGAGCGGCCCCCACTGCAAGAACGTTGAAATCAT AGCTACTCTAAAGGACAGTAGAGAGGTGTGCTTGGACCCCACTGCTCCCTGGGTACAGCTGATCGTAAAGGCACTTATGGCCAA GGCTCAGCTCAATTCTGATGCACCACTGTGA